The Nycticebus coucang isolate mNycCou1 chromosome 15, mNycCou1.pri, whole genome shotgun sequence genome has a segment encoding these proteins:
- the MTMR6 gene encoding myotubularin-related protein 6 isoform X1, translating into MEHIRTTKVEQVKLLDRFSTGNKSLTGTLYLTATHLLFIDAHQKETWILHHHIASVEKLALTTSGCPLVIQCKNFRIVHFIVPRERDCHDIYNSLLQLSKQAKYEDLYAFSYNPKQDDSEQLQGWQLIDLAEEYERMGLPNTHWQLSDANREYKICETYPRELFVPRIASKPIIVGSSKFRSKGRFPVLSYYHQNKEAAICRCSQPLSGFSARCLEDEHLLQAISKANPVNRYMYVMDTRPKLNAMANRAAGKGYENEDNYSNIRFQFVGIENIHVMRSSLQKLLEVSGTKGLSVNDFYSGLESSGWLRHIKAVMDAAIFLAKAIMVENASVLVHCSDGWDRTSQVCSLGSLLLDSYYRTIKGFMVLIEKDWISFGHKFSERCGHLDGDPKEVSPVFAQFLECVWHLTEQFPQAFEFNEAFLLQIHEHIHSCQFGNFIGNCQKEREELKLKEKTYSLWPFLLEDQKKYLNPLYSSKSQRFTVLEPNTISFNFKFWRNMYHQFDRTLHPRQSVFNIIMNMNEQNQQLQRDIQDLESKIKQWKNKQTDGLLTKELLKSVHPESPTLKTSLCFKEQTLLPANDTLRTIEGSSPADNRYSEYAEEFSKSEPAVVSLEYGVARMTC; encoded by the exons gttgaACAAGTAAAATTACTGGACCGATTCAGTACCGGCAATAAGTCATTAACAGGAACACTGTATCTTACAGCCACACATCTATTATTTATAGACGCTCATCAAAAAGAAACCTGG ATATTACACCACCATATTGCCTCAGTAGAGAAACTTGCTTTGACTACTTCAGGATGCCCGCTTGTGATTCAGTGCAAGAACTTCAGAATTGTCCATTTTATTGTTCCCAGAGAAAGAGATTGCCATGATATTTACAACTCTTTGCTGCAACTGTCAAAACAAG CAAAATATGAAGATCTCTATGCGTTTTCTTATAATCCCAAACAAGATGATTCAGAACAACTACAAGGCTGGCAGCTCATTGATCTTGCTGAGGAATATGAGAGGATGGGATTGCCAAATACACACTGGCAGTTGTCTGATGCCAACCGAGAATACAAG ATTTGTGAAACTTATCCCAGAGAACTTTTTGTTCCCCGGATAGCAAGTAAACCAATAATTGTTGGTAGTTCCAAGTTCCGGAGCAAGGGGAGATTCCCAGTTCTTTCCTACTATCATCAAAATAAGGAG GCTGCCATTTGTCGATGTAGTCAACCATTGTCAGGATTCAGTGCCAGGTGCCTGGAGGACGAACACTTGCTTCAAGCCATCAGTAAAGCCAATCCAGTCAATCGTTATATGTATGTCATGGACACCAGGCCCAAA ctaaATGCAATGGCCAACAGAGCAGCTGGAAAAGGTTATGAAAATGAGGACAACTATTCTAATATTAGATTTCAGTTTGTTGGAATTGAAAATATTCATGTCATGAGATCCAGCCTTCAGAAGTTATTGGAAG TCAGTGGTACCAAAGGCCTTTCTGTCAATGATTTCTACTCTGGTCTAGAGAGTTCGGGATGGCTTCGCCATATCAAAGCTGTGATGGACGCTGCAATCTTTTTGGCCAAA GCAATAATGGTTGAAAATGCAAGCGTGCTGGTACATTGTTCTGATGGCTGGGATAGGACTTCCCAAGTTTGTTCTCTAGGTTCTCTTCTGTTGGATTCTTACTATAGGACAATCAAAGGATTCATG GTTTTAATAGAAAAAGATTGGATCTCTTTTGGACATAAATTTTCAGAGAG GTGTGGCCATTTGGATGGTGACCCAAAGGAAGTCTCACCAGTATTTGCTCAGTTCTTGGAATGCGTGTGGCATTTGACTGAACAGTTCCCACAGGCCTTTGAATTCAATGAAGCATTCCTACTTCAGATCCATGAACATATTCATTCATGCCAATTTGGAAACTTTATTGGAAAttgtcagaaagaaagagaagaactcAA ATTGAAAGAGAAGACTTACTCTCTGTGGCCATTTCTTTTGGAAGATCAAAAGAAGTACTTAAATCCTCTCTACAGTTCCAAATCTCAGAGATTTACAGTTTTGGAGCCAAATACAATATCTTTCAATTTTAA gtTTTGGAGAAATATGTACCATCAGTTTGATCGAACATTGCATCCTAGGCAGTctgtatttaatataattatgaaTATGAATGAGCAAAATCAACAATTGCAAAGAGATATTCAAGACCTAGAATCT aaaattaagcaatggaaaaataaacaaacagatggCCTCCTCACCAAGGAATTGTTAAAATCAGTTCATCCTGAATCACCTACCCTCAAAACTTCCCTGTGTTTTAAGGAGCAGACTCTGCTACCTGCGAATGATACTCTTCGAACTATAGAGGGCAGCAGCCCAGCAGATAATCGGTACAGTGAATATGCAGAAGAGTTCTCCAAATCAGAGCCTGCTGTGGTCAGCTTAGAGTACGGAGTGGCAAGAATGACTTGTTAG
- the MTMR6 gene encoding myotubularin-related protein 6 isoform X2 — translation MEHIRTTKVEQVKLLDRFSTGNKSLTGTLYLTATHLLFIDAHQKETWILHHHIASVEKLALTTSGCPLVIQCKNFRIVHFIVPRERDCHDIYNSLLQLSKQAKYEDLYAFSYNPKQDDSEQLQGWQLIDLAEEYERMGLPNTHWQLSDANREYKICETYPRELFVPRIASKPIIVGSSKFRSKGRFPVLSYYHQNKEAAICRCSQPLSGFSARCLEDEHLLQAISKANPVNRYMYVMDTRPKHRMQSWWATQKDIGRIVVRISSKIWNDEKIRESDEKKRLNAMANRAAGKGYENEDNYSNIRFQFVGIENIHVMRSSLQKLLEVSGTKGLSVNDFYSGLESSGWLRHIKAVMDAAIFLAKAIMVENASVLVHCSDGWDRTSQVCSLGSLLLDSYYRTIKGFMVLIEKDWISFGHKFSERCGHLDGDPKEVSPVFAQFLECVWHLTEQFPQAFEFNEAFLLQIHEHIHSCQFGNFIGNCQKEREELKLKEKTYSLWPFLLEDQKKYLNPLYSSKSQRFTVLEPNTISFNFKFWRNMYHQFDRTLHPRQSVFNIIMNMNEQNQQLQRDIQDLESKIKQWKNKQTDGLLTKELLKSVHPESPTLKTSLCFKEQTLLPANDTLRTIEGSSPADNRYSEYAEEFSKSEPAVVSLEYGVARMTC, via the exons gttgaACAAGTAAAATTACTGGACCGATTCAGTACCGGCAATAAGTCATTAACAGGAACACTGTATCTTACAGCCACACATCTATTATTTATAGACGCTCATCAAAAAGAAACCTGG ATATTACACCACCATATTGCCTCAGTAGAGAAACTTGCTTTGACTACTTCAGGATGCCCGCTTGTGATTCAGTGCAAGAACTTCAGAATTGTCCATTTTATTGTTCCCAGAGAAAGAGATTGCCATGATATTTACAACTCTTTGCTGCAACTGTCAAAACAAG CAAAATATGAAGATCTCTATGCGTTTTCTTATAATCCCAAACAAGATGATTCAGAACAACTACAAGGCTGGCAGCTCATTGATCTTGCTGAGGAATATGAGAGGATGGGATTGCCAAATACACACTGGCAGTTGTCTGATGCCAACCGAGAATACAAG ATTTGTGAAACTTATCCCAGAGAACTTTTTGTTCCCCGGATAGCAAGTAAACCAATAATTGTTGGTAGTTCCAAGTTCCGGAGCAAGGGGAGATTCCCAGTTCTTTCCTACTATCATCAAAATAAGGAG GCTGCCATTTGTCGATGTAGTCAACCATTGTCAGGATTCAGTGCCAGGTGCCTGGAGGACGAACACTTGCTTCAAGCCATCAGTAAAGCCAATCCAGTCAATCGTTATATGTATGTCATGGACACCAGGCCCAAA catCGCATGCAGAGCTGGTGGGCTACACAAAAGGACATTGGCAGAATTGTAGTGAGGATATCTTCAAAAATCTGGAATgatgagaaaataagagaaagcGATGAGAAAAAGCGA ctaaATGCAATGGCCAACAGAGCAGCTGGAAAAGGTTATGAAAATGAGGACAACTATTCTAATATTAGATTTCAGTTTGTTGGAATTGAAAATATTCATGTCATGAGATCCAGCCTTCAGAAGTTATTGGAAG TCAGTGGTACCAAAGGCCTTTCTGTCAATGATTTCTACTCTGGTCTAGAGAGTTCGGGATGGCTTCGCCATATCAAAGCTGTGATGGACGCTGCAATCTTTTTGGCCAAA GCAATAATGGTTGAAAATGCAAGCGTGCTGGTACATTGTTCTGATGGCTGGGATAGGACTTCCCAAGTTTGTTCTCTAGGTTCTCTTCTGTTGGATTCTTACTATAGGACAATCAAAGGATTCATG GTTTTAATAGAAAAAGATTGGATCTCTTTTGGACATAAATTTTCAGAGAG GTGTGGCCATTTGGATGGTGACCCAAAGGAAGTCTCACCAGTATTTGCTCAGTTCTTGGAATGCGTGTGGCATTTGACTGAACAGTTCCCACAGGCCTTTGAATTCAATGAAGCATTCCTACTTCAGATCCATGAACATATTCATTCATGCCAATTTGGAAACTTTATTGGAAAttgtcagaaagaaagagaagaactcAA ATTGAAAGAGAAGACTTACTCTCTGTGGCCATTTCTTTTGGAAGATCAAAAGAAGTACTTAAATCCTCTCTACAGTTCCAAATCTCAGAGATTTACAGTTTTGGAGCCAAATACAATATCTTTCAATTTTAA gtTTTGGAGAAATATGTACCATCAGTTTGATCGAACATTGCATCCTAGGCAGTctgtatttaatataattatgaaTATGAATGAGCAAAATCAACAATTGCAAAGAGATATTCAAGACCTAGAATCT aaaattaagcaatggaaaaataaacaaacagatggCCTCCTCACCAAGGAATTGTTAAAATCAGTTCATCCTGAATCACCTACCCTCAAAACTTCCCTGTGTTTTAAGGAGCAGACTCTGCTACCTGCGAATGATACTCTTCGAACTATAGAGGGCAGCAGCCCAGCAGATAATCGGTACAGTGAATATGCAGAAGAGTTCTCCAAATCAGAGCCTGCTGTGGTCAGCTTAGAGTACGGAGTGGCAAGAATGACTTGTTAG